The window ACTACGCCGGCAGCGCCCAGGCGCAGATCCGGCAGTTCGGTGACCTCGAACGCGAGGAGTGGCAGTCCGACGGCTCCTGGATCGGCGTGATCACGTTCCCCGCGGGGATGCAGAACGACTTCTACGACCTGGTCAACGAACACACCAGCGGCGAGGCCGAGACGGAGATCGTCAAGGACGAGGACGACCTCAATACTCGCTAGACCGCTCGTCGGACGACGTTATCCCTTCCGGAAGCCGACCAGGAAGCCGCCGGTGAAGCCGGCGCTGACCGGCAGCGCCGACAGGAGGCTCGTGATCCAGGAGGGCGGCGTGTTCGCAGCGCCGCCGGCGGTCTGCGTGGCGTTGCCGGCGGCCCCGGTCAGCGCGTCCCAGTTCACCTGCAGGATCCCGCGCGTTTCCAGAAACTTGAACAGCGCCAGCTGGAGGCCGACGATGACGGCGATCAGTTTGGCGACCTTCTTCGCGGCGAAGCCGATGATCCCACCGACCGCGGCACCGCCCCCGATCTCGAGGCCGAGCTGCCGCGCCCCGAATCCGTCGAGTTGTAACGCGAACGCTTCCATACTCGTTGCCAGATTCCCCTCAGTTAAGGCTTTTGTGTCCACGCACCGGCGACCGCTGGCGATCGGTGCCCGCCTCGAAACCGCCGCCTACCACGGCGCGCTCGGGGCGTGAAACGGTACCAATCGGCGGTATGGAGCGGTTAACATTGGCTATAGCCAACCCAATTCTTATTCCGACCGTGAACGTGGGCTATACTGGATGAGTCACATCGCCCCCCGACCCGAGACGG of the Halomicrobium salinisoli genome contains:
- a CDS encoding FUN14 domain-containing protein, translated to MEAFALQLDGFGARQLGLEIGGGAAVGGIIGFAAKKVAKLIAVIVGLQLALFKFLETRGILQVNWDALTGAAGNATQTAGGAANTPPSWITSLLSALPVSAGFTGGFLVGFRKG